The Lampris incognitus isolate fLamInc1 chromosome 7, fLamInc1.hap2, whole genome shotgun sequence genome window below encodes:
- the LOC130116156 gene encoding uncharacterized protein LOC130116156: protein MIVLLHFTLLLLWVTKESVTCMDSERPVVTVNVALGESLTLNCTYNCSAGFVRGCWRRALDNSDCLGTTHGEFCTVSFHLLNVSVEDLRYNYTCYTVETDDKQLQQKTEHTVLLQFKAHTRTTSQTVTPLPETPAVSLQTYPRDSGEGEFTGIKVLAAVTVVVAVVLAVLTVSLCMNRSRQSRNGKGQPAVPDSDASTASHAVCSPTKGSSATQSERVTVRLPTQDNQSDTEVPYADIMIAVRGASTPELTQICYLSPDDQSKKWREESRLSPAPRSHLQMSRSTDRLHVHSRDITRKMSTSSEYAVITYS, encoded by the exons ATGATAGTCTTGCTCCACTTTACACTGCTTCTTCTTTGGGTGACCAAAG AATCCGTAACCTGTATGGATTCAGAGAGGCCTGTTGTGACCGTAAATGTGGCATTAGGGGAATCGCTTACACTGAACTGCACCTACAACTGCTCTGCTGGATTCGTACGTGGCTGTTGGAGGAGAGCGTTGGACAACTCTGACTGTCTAGGGACCACACACGGAGAATTTTGCACAGTATCTTTTCACTTGCTAAATGTATCAGTGGAAGATCTTAGGTATAACTACACTTGCTATACAGTGGAAACAGATGACAAGCAACTTCAACAAAAAACAGAGCACACTGTCTTACTACAGTTTAAAG CTCATACCAGGACCACAAGCCAGACGGTCACCCCTCTCCCTGAAACTCCAGCTG TATCACTTCAAACATACCCACGAGACTCAGGAGAAG GGGAATTTACAGGAATAAAGGTGCTGGCAGCTGTAACTGTAGTTGTGGCCGTAGTCCTGGCAGTTTTGACTGTTTCCCTTTGTATGAACAGGAGCAGACAAAGCCGGAACGGTAAAG GGCAGCCAGCTGTGCCCGATTCAGA TGCATCAACAGCATCTCACGCTGTTTGTTCACCAACTAAGG GGTCGTCAGCAACACAAAGTGAACGAGTGACGGTGAGGCTTCCTACTCAAG ATAACCAGAGTGATACCGAGGTTCCATATGCTGATATAATGATCGCTGTCCGAGGAGCCAGTACACCAGAACTCACTCAGATCTGTTACTTATCTCCTGACGATCAAAGTAAG AAGTGGAGAGAAGAGTCAAGACTTAGCCCTGCACCAAGATCCCACTTGCAGATGTCACGCTCCACTGACAGGCTGCATGTCCATTCCAGAGACATCACCCGAAAAATGAGCACCAGCTCTGAGTATGCAGTCATCACATACTCCTGA